The DNA sequence CTGCTTTTGTCTTAGGGTTTTTGCTTTCTCGAAAACCGAACCTTTGCTTAAAATATTCAGTACCTTTTCAAATTCAGTTGTTGAAAATGTAATACCATTATGCTTTTCTAATTGTGTTTTCAGATTCAGAATTAAATCTTTTTCGCTATTGATAAGTGCATATTCGTAACCCAACATTTTAAGTTGAATAACCAATTGTTCCTCTAATATGGCTTCAGATTGTTTACTCATTTTCAATACTAGATTCTATCAAATCTAAATGATTCAATAATTCTTGTTTATAGGCTTCAATATCCTGGACGAACAAAGCTTTGCTGTAACTTAAATAACCAAAAGCATTTTCATTGTCTAATTTTTCGTTGAAATCTGGATTGTCTTCATATTCCAATTCTTTCGCAAGTACTACTTTTGAAAAACAATGTAAAATATAATAAAGCATGTTGTCGGTAATATTCACTATGAGATTCGAAAACTGTGCATCGCTCATATATTCCTTCGGCGAAAGTTTTCCATGTGAAATGTCACCCCTTTTGTTCCGTACTTCACCAATCGAAACTATTAACTTGTTTACCTTATTTACAAAATCGACTTCAATATCTTCGTTAAAGTCACCTAGTTTGGTTACAGCTTGCCTGACCAAAGGGTGAAAATCCATTTTGTCAGCTACTACTGAATCGTAGCTGTTGTCGATTTGTTTCCAGATAAACTTTGATAAACCTTCCAACAAAGCTTTGCAACTTTCAATGGCAATATCAGGATTTAAATTAACGTTTTCCTCAATTTTCTCAATAATGGTATAGTAGTAATCAATATTGATATACCGGTTTTCTAATTGGGTTAATATTTCTTTAGTCTGCCTCATATCGTGACAATATTTTCTTCAAATACAATTTCATTTTAGGTTATTGGACATTTCAATTTCAATGTTGGCTATCTTATTATCTATGAGATTTATGAAATTAGCAATCTCCACTTGTTCTTTATAAAAAGGAACTGGAAGGTCGATACTTGAAAAATTATCATAGAATAAATAACTTCTGACCCCACCCTCTACAGACCTTAAAACTGCTTTATTGAAATCATTAGACTTTAAATAGACCATTAAATATTCATCGTTTATCTCATCAGTGGTTTTAAAGCATACATAAAGTGAACTTATTATAACGTTATTCAATTCTCCACTGTATCCAATAGAACCAACATTTATTCTTGCCGGATTATAAGCAAAGGTGTTTTTTGTAATGATTTTATACATACTTATATCGTAACCCCTATCATTACTGTCCATTCCTTCAAATTGCTCGGATTGCGGTAAAAAACCTTCTTTGTTATTTATAGAATATATTGGATACTTCTTGCTTTTCTTATTTTTATTACCCGTTTTAAATGTGACTGCACCCAATTTCTTCATATCCCACTTTGGGAAGTCTTTCCCATTTTCATCTTTGAATCTAAGTTCTTGAGAAAGTAGCTTTTGGAGAATTCCTTGTTTATACAACTTTAGCAATGACAAATTATAACCATCAGGAAATGGTACACCTAGTCTATTGCAAACACTTTTTAGCTTGACATCATTATCCAATGTGACTTTTTGAATATCATTCAAAATCGAACATAATTTCTTAATGTCAATGTCTTTTTTAACTTCATAGGTATCCAAATATTTGGTAATATTCAGATTACAATTATTCTCAATAACTTCTTTCAGAGAGATTCTTTTGCTGTACTTTTCTAATTCTTTGCGTTGCCGATAAGTCTCAAGAATTTTATTGATGTGTTCTTCTGTCAGTATGTTTTGTGTTTTTACCTTTTCAAACTCATTGCTTGCATCTATAAATAGAATATCTTCAGAACTTTCGCGACATTTTTTGTAAACCATAATAGCAGTAGGTATACTTGTTCCATAGAAGATATTGGAGGGTAAGCCAATTACCGCGTCCAAGAAATTTTTATTTTCTATCAAATAGGCTCGAATATGTTGTTCCGCACCTCCTCGAAATAATGCACCATGTGGCAATACAATAGCCATCGTACCATTCTCAGCTAAATGGTATATCATATGTTGCACAAAGGCAAAATCAGCTTTACTACTTGGAGCTAATTTTCCGTATTGGCTAAATCGGTCGTCGCTTGTGAATAATGGGTTTGCACTCCATTTTGCTGAAAAAGGAGGATTGGCCACAACGGCTTCAAATTGCATTTCAATATGCTGTGGACGTTCCAGTGTGTCTTCTTGCTTAATGTCGAATTTGCGATAATGCACACCATGCAAAATCATGTTCATTCGGGCAAGGTTGTAGGTTGTGCGGTTCATCTCTTGTCCGTAAAAGTTATTTACTTCTTTTACTTCCTTTGCCACACGCAACAACAAAGAACCTGAACCACAAGTAGGGTCGTAAACTGATTTTAGTTTCTGTTTTCCCGTAGTTACTATTTTGGCTAAGATTTTAGAGACTCCTTGCGGTGTGTAAAATTCTCCAGCTTTTTTACCTGCTCCACTGGCAAATTGTGCAATAAGGTATTCATATGCATCGCCCAAAACGTCAAGTTCTGTACTTTCCAGTTTGAAATCAATT is a window from the Aquipluma nitroreducens genome containing:
- a CDS encoding abortive infection family protein, with amino-acid sequence MRQTKEILTQLENRYINIDYYYTIIEKIEENVNLNPDIAIESCKALLEGLSKFIWKQIDNSYDSVVADKMDFHPLVRQAVTKLGDFNEDIEVDFVNKVNKLIVSIGEVRNKRGDISHGKLSPKEYMSDAQFSNLIVNITDNMLYYILHCFSKVVLAKELEYEDNPDFNEKLDNENAFGYLSYSKALFVQDIEAYKQELLNHLDLIESSIENE
- a CDS encoding type I restriction-modification system subunit M encodes the protein MSEEQKRVLEQQLWNIANTLRGKMNADEFRDYILGFIFYKYLSEKMEIFANDILKQDKIKFREINSKMAEAKEFIEAIKEEALEKLGYFLKPEELFTEVAKRGNGDNTEEDLFDESKTNFILEDLQKILINIQLSTMGTDSEEDFDNLFEDMDLNSTKLGKTPEARNVIIAKVLAHLDKIDFKLESTELDVLGDAYEYLIAQFASGAGKKAGEFYTPQGVSKILAKIVTTGKQKLKSVYDPTCGSGSLLLRVAKEVKEVNNFYGQEMNRTTYNLARMNMILHGVHYRKFDIKQEDTLERPQHIEMQFEAVVANPPFSAKWSANPLFTSDDRFSQYGKLAPSSKADFAFVQHMIYHLAENGTMAIVLPHGALFRGGAEQHIRAYLIENKNFLDAVIGLPSNIFYGTSIPTAIMVYKKCRESSEDILFIDASNEFEKVKTQNILTEEHINKILETYRQRKELEKYSKRISLKEVIENNCNLNITKYLDTYEVKKDIDIKKLCSILNDIQKVTLDNDVKLKSVCNRLGVPFPDGYNLSLLKLYKQGILQKLLSQELRFKDENGKDFPKWDMKKLGAVTFKTGNKNKKSKKYPIYSINNKEGFLPQSEQFEGMDSNDRGYDISMYKIITKNTFAYNPARINVGSIGYSGELNNVIISSLYVCFKTTDEINDEYLMVYLKSNDFNKAVLRSVEGGVRSYLFYDNFSSIDLPVPFYKEQVEIANFINLIDNKIANIEIEMSNNLK